The following are encoded in a window of Candidatus Omnitrophota bacterium genomic DNA:
- a CDS encoding pilus assembly protein N-terminal domain-containing protein gives MRSHWLRFQQLWQGFLLVVVVPCAAAQEPLLPASPPPGVVEVIIGERRTVVVPNIRRLLIGNADLFTASQVDANTLSLIGLTPGRTFLHVWSEAGRVTIPVQVLYPRPVRVEAEREAALAQAIEHASPLALRYEFEYEFSGRDQSLSRIDRLTTNRTRHRISHEMETPFGMTSSQVAFSRTNALADLAGWYARLSDGHVGPVHHLDAVAGDTGVPFGEGSFAIPPLGFRGASMTYKGLSPWTTSAVWGQERFGVLTSLSSEAAAEQDAFLYGFHVAHDDRTQPWSSRLSALFGYGDDRAAGQSNHVFSLGSTVRPVEPLTIDTDVATSEGKFGYTLRSSYALRRGKVGLRYRDISESFQGISGSVGGQGQRGVLMDGSWKATDRLGFQGRFEIFRDRLFPNPDELTALNTDLNTSFDWQPLDGTGLFGYFNRRRRMGSIFPSDELYTGISASQRLPLDRLLPRLSAPTLSALVEHQDTRNVTSPTADFDSELLSLNLSMPLAWGLSASVGKQWRFLEQTATGDRSRPSRFTVSLAHGTSFDHGRWSLRGRFGYENEEQTGAIGSFLAGQDRLGWDAGLRYHPSRDTEVFVDGRIEHVSFEGSRESQVELSVFSGVRLLFNTEVVRLDPWVRIGGMVFHDINGDGQLQPGEEGLEHIKVMAGPSKTAITGADGRFTFGRVFGKTVPVRVDVSTLPKGYVMSTPVVQRLRANQVRVPLILFGALGRAELRGRIFYDVDGNGAYSAADRGIPQVRVQIDGKTSETDRSGWFSFRDLGSGRYTLSLVLESLPLRYLPTVPIRQVFELTEGGVATMDIPVIIRRAIQGRVFVDRDQSRRFEVTDLPLRGVPMCLDGRRVATTGADGIYRFSDVGLGDHALLLNCGMPLKGLRSIEDSERAVMISTDDPELITVDFRLGQAELPSEAAPPAQDTERQRDGRLLESVTEL, from the coding sequence ATGCGCTCACACTGGCTTCGGTTTCAGCAACTCTGGCAAGGATTCCTCCTTGTCGTTGTGGTGCCGTGCGCAGCCGCCCAAGAGCCGCTTCTCCCAGCATCACCTCCTCCCGGAGTCGTCGAAGTCATCATCGGGGAACGTCGCACGGTAGTTGTGCCAAACATCCGGCGCCTGCTCATCGGCAATGCCGATTTGTTCACCGCCTCACAGGTTGACGCGAACACGCTTTCGCTCATCGGCCTTACTCCTGGCCGAACCTTCCTGCACGTTTGGTCCGAGGCGGGCCGCGTCACCATCCCGGTGCAGGTGCTGTATCCGCGTCCCGTCCGGGTGGAGGCTGAGCGCGAAGCGGCTCTTGCGCAGGCCATTGAGCACGCCTCGCCGCTGGCGTTGCGGTATGAGTTCGAGTATGAGTTTTCGGGGCGCGACCAAAGCCTCTCCCGTATCGATCGACTGACGACAAATCGCACGCGCCATAGGATCAGCCATGAGATGGAAACCCCCTTCGGCATGACGTCATCTCAGGTGGCTTTCAGCCGGACGAATGCTCTCGCTGATTTGGCGGGTTGGTACGCGAGGCTTAGCGACGGCCATGTGGGGCCTGTGCACCACCTTGACGCCGTCGCAGGGGATACCGGCGTGCCGTTTGGCGAGGGATCCTTCGCCATCCCTCCACTCGGGTTTCGAGGCGCGAGCATGACCTACAAAGGTTTAAGCCCATGGACAACCTCGGCGGTCTGGGGTCAGGAACGCTTCGGCGTGCTGACGTCGCTTTCGTCGGAGGCGGCGGCCGAGCAGGACGCATTTCTCTACGGGTTTCACGTAGCTCACGATGACCGCACGCAACCATGGAGTTCTCGTCTCTCAGCGCTGTTCGGCTATGGAGACGATCGCGCGGCTGGGCAAAGCAACCATGTGTTCTCTTTAGGCAGCACGGTCAGGCCGGTGGAGCCGCTCACCATCGACACCGATGTTGCCACGAGCGAGGGCAAGTTCGGTTATACCCTCCGATCGTCCTACGCGCTGCGGCGAGGCAAAGTCGGGCTGCGATACCGCGACATCAGCGAGTCGTTCCAAGGTATTAGCGGCAGCGTTGGCGGACAGGGGCAGCGCGGGGTGCTGATGGATGGCTCCTGGAAAGCGACGGATCGTCTGGGGTTCCAGGGGAGATTCGAGATCTTCCGCGATCGGCTCTTTCCCAATCCTGATGAGCTGACCGCGCTCAACACTGATCTGAATACCAGCTTCGACTGGCAGCCTCTGGATGGGACAGGGCTCTTCGGGTACTTCAATCGACGCCGCCGGATGGGCAGCATCTTTCCAAGCGATGAGCTCTACACGGGGATTTCTGCCAGCCAGCGGCTGCCACTGGACCGTCTGCTTCCGCGCCTCTCGGCGCCGACGCTCAGCGCGCTGGTCGAACATCAAGATACGCGGAACGTCACCTCCCCGACCGCCGATTTCGACAGTGAGTTGCTTTCCCTCAACCTGTCGATGCCGCTCGCATGGGGGCTCTCCGCGAGCGTCGGCAAGCAATGGCGGTTCCTGGAGCAGACGGCCACAGGCGACCGATCGCGGCCGAGCCGCTTCACGGTATCGCTGGCGCACGGAACGAGCTTTGATCATGGCCGCTGGTCGCTCCGAGGACGATTCGGCTATGAGAATGAGGAACAAACCGGCGCCATCGGCAGCTTCCTCGCAGGGCAGGATCGGCTGGGGTGGGACGCCGGCCTTCGCTACCACCCCTCGAGGGATACGGAAGTATTCGTGGATGGCCGCATCGAGCATGTGAGTTTCGAAGGCTCGAGAGAAAGCCAGGTGGAGCTCTCAGTGTTCAGCGGGGTGCGGCTACTCTTCAACACCGAGGTTGTCCGCCTCGACCCGTGGGTGCGGATCGGCGGCATGGTCTTCCACGATATCAACGGCGACGGCCAGCTGCAACCCGGCGAAGAAGGATTGGAGCATATCAAGGTTATGGCTGGCCCGTCCAAAACAGCGATAACCGGAGCCGACGGGCGCTTTACCTTCGGCCGGGTCTTTGGCAAAACAGTTCCGGTGCGAGTGGATGTCTCAACGCTGCCCAAAGGCTATGTGATGTCCACGCCGGTTGTCCAGCGGCTGAGGGCTAATCAGGTTCGAGTGCCGCTCATCCTCTTTGGAGCGCTCGGCCGCGCAGAGCTGCGCGGACGCATCTTTTACGATGTCGATGGCAACGGCGCATACAGCGCCGCCGACCGCGGGATCCCGCAGGTGCGCGTGCAGATCGACGGCAAGACCTCGGAGACAGATCGCTCAGGGTGGTTTAGCTTCCGGGATCTCGGGAGCGGCCGCTACACCCTCTCGCTGGTGCTGGAGAGTCTGCCACTGCGGTACCTGCCCACCGTTCCCATTCGCCAGGTGTTCGAGCTGACGGAGGGGGGCGTGGCGACGATGGATATCCCGGTGATCATTCGCCGAGCCATTCAGGGTAGGGTCTTTGTGGATCGCGACCAGAGCCGGAGGTTCGAAGTGACGGATCTGCCGCTGCGGGGCGTGCCGATGTGCCTCGACGGCCGGCGCGTGGCGACAACCGGCGCCGACGGCATCTACCGGTTCTCCGACGTCGGGCTTGGAGACCATGCGCTTTTGCTCAATTGCGGGATGCCGCTCAAGGGTCTCCGATCCATCGAAGACTCGGAGAGAGCCGTCATGATCTCGACAGATGATCCCGAGTTGATCACGGTCGATTTTCGTCTTGGTCAGGCTGAGCTGCCGAGCGAAGCAGCGCCACCTGCGCAAGATACGGAACGTCAGAGGGATGGGCGTCTACTAGAAAGCGTCACAGAGCTGTGA
- a CDS encoding ROK family transcriptional regulator, with protein sequence MITRRSLLVQHRLTEREEKSFQILELLRQRGPLTRTEISQGTGFNIVTVSNYIAQFINRGLVIERGFDVSTGGRKPILVELNAKAGFSLGVDLGPLDAATPQTRAVLTDLRGHVIHQVARPRTNHNMDRILQDLGGVIRECMQSSPVDPKKIQGIGVGLPGIMDERAGTIRETSRQGTRTNYVAVRDQLETELRLPILIGSDSTLAGYGELRLGLDRPVSNLVYLYSDVGASLIIHGRIYWGAGGSAGQLGVFVPSDMDYLTWIKSPSFVLSNVWDMGLTSQAKKLIREGHTTAIQEFEDNGIDAISLQTIIKAAQGGDQLSKDLVEHAAMQLGIRIAYLVNLLNPEVVIIGGGIERAGSMLLEPVWRSVKKYAYEEPASLVDVLPAQLGENAVALGAACWVIQELFTQS encoded by the coding sequence ATGATCACACGCCGCTCACTCTTAGTGCAGCATCGTCTGACGGAGCGCGAGGAGAAGAGTTTTCAAATCCTCGAGCTGCTGCGCCAGCGCGGCCCGCTCACCAGGACCGAAATCTCCCAAGGCACTGGCTTTAATATCGTGACGGTGTCCAACTACATCGCCCAGTTTATCAATCGCGGCCTCGTGATTGAGCGCGGCTTCGACGTCTCCACCGGCGGCCGCAAGCCGATCCTCGTGGAGCTCAATGCCAAGGCCGGCTTCTCCCTCGGTGTGGATCTCGGGCCGTTGGATGCCGCAACGCCCCAGACGCGCGCCGTCCTCACCGATCTGCGCGGCCACGTGATCCATCAGGTGGCCCGCCCCCGCACCAACCACAACATGGATCGGATCTTGCAGGACCTTGGCGGCGTGATCCGTGAATGCATGCAGAGCAGCCCAGTGGATCCAAAAAAAATCCAAGGCATCGGCGTGGGATTGCCGGGCATCATGGATGAGCGCGCCGGCACGATCCGCGAAACCTCCCGGCAGGGTACCCGCACGAATTATGTGGCGGTGCGCGATCAATTGGAAACCGAATTGCGCCTGCCGATCTTGATCGGCAGCGATTCCACCCTCGCCGGCTACGGCGAGCTGCGCTTAGGGTTAGACCGGCCGGTCAGCAATCTGGTCTACCTCTATTCCGACGTGGGGGCGAGCCTGATCATCCACGGGCGCATTTATTGGGGGGCCGGGGGCAGTGCCGGCCAGCTCGGCGTGTTCGTGCCGTCCGACATGGATTATCTGACATGGATCAAAAGCCCCTCCTTTGTCTTGTCGAATGTGTGGGACATGGGGCTGACCTCTCAAGCCAAGAAGCTCATCCGCGAAGGGCACACCACCGCCATCCAAGAATTCGAAGACAACGGAATTGATGCGATCAGCTTGCAGACGATCATCAAGGCTGCGCAGGGCGGGGATCAGCTCTCGAAAGACCTGGTGGAGCATGCCGCCATGCAGCTGGGGATCCGCATCGCCTATCTCGTCAATCTGCTCAATCCGGAAGTCGTGATTATCGGCGGCGGCATCGAGCGGGCCGGCTCCATGCTCTTAGAGCCGGTGTGGCGATCCGTCAAGAAGTATGCGTATGAAGAGCCGGCCAGCCTGGTGGATGTGCTGCCGGCGCAATTAGGCGAGAACGCGGTGGCGCTGGGCGCAGCCTGCTGGGTCATTCAAGAGCTGTTCACGCAGTCCTAA
- a CDS encoding type II secretion system F family protein gives MGFRRSGRGHLVLSTRQLATLVKAGMPLLRSLRTVTDQLDPGPMRDVFSAASKDVEGGLKFSEALSHHPKFFPRFYVNMVRAGEVGGQLDEILKRLAELMEKQARLRERVKSALMYPAFVMVAAVAILIILMAFVVPTFMNMFNELGSNLPLPTQILVIICTAVRSYWWMVLLVLAGGGMALNMFLKTLPGRRLIDQLSLHLPVMGSLVERLLISRFARTLGTLLASGVPILTGLETVRATVTNLVMDEALQDVERSLKVGETLSRPMELSGVFPPMVTRMIALGEETGQLDRMLMQIADNYEEEVEVQLAGLTQLLEPLLILFVGGVVGFIVIAMFLPLMSLTKLLG, from the coding sequence ATGGGATTCCGCCGCTCAGGGCGTGGCCATCTTGTCCTGAGTACCCGCCAGCTCGCGACACTCGTCAAGGCCGGCATGCCGCTGTTGCGTTCCCTCCGGACGGTCACCGATCAGCTAGACCCCGGACCCATGCGGGACGTCTTTAGCGCCGCATCCAAAGACGTTGAAGGCGGCCTGAAATTCTCCGAAGCGCTCTCCCATCACCCCAAGTTTTTCCCCCGATTTTACGTCAACATGGTGCGAGCCGGCGAAGTGGGGGGGCAGCTCGATGAAATCCTCAAGCGCCTGGCCGAGCTGATGGAGAAGCAAGCGCGGCTGCGCGAGCGGGTCAAAAGTGCCCTGATGTATCCGGCGTTTGTCATGGTCGCGGCGGTGGCGATCTTGATCATCCTGATGGCGTTCGTGGTGCCGACGTTTATGAACATGTTCAATGAGCTCGGCTCCAATCTGCCGCTGCCCACCCAAATCCTGGTGATCATCTGCACGGCCGTGCGGTCCTACTGGTGGATGGTGCTGCTGGTTCTGGCGGGAGGCGGCATGGCGTTGAACATGTTTTTGAAGACGCTGCCGGGGCGCCGGCTGATCGACCAGCTCAGCCTGCATCTTCCGGTGATGGGGTCGCTGGTGGAGCGGCTGCTGATCTCCCGCTTCGCCAGAACGCTGGGCACGCTGCTCGCCTCCGGGGTGCCGATTCTCACGGGGCTGGAGACCGTGCGCGCGACCGTGACCAACCTGGTCATGGATGAGGCGCTTCAAGATGTGGAGCGGAGCTTGAAAGTGGGGGAGACGCTGTCTCGCCCGATGGAGCTCTCCGGCGTGTTTCCGCCGATGGTCACGCGCATGATCGCGCTCGGGGAGGAGACCGGGCAATTGGATCGCATGCTCATGCAGATCGCCGATAACTATGAAGAGGAAGTGGAGGTGCAGCTGGCCGGCCTCACCCAGCTCTTGGAGCCCCTGTTGATTCTGTTTGTCGGCGGCGTCGTCGGATTTATTGTTATTGCGATGTTTCTGCCGCTGATGTCGCTCACGAAACTTCTAGGATGA
- a CDS encoding prepilin-type N-terminal cleavage/methylation domain-containing protein → MKRAFSLIEVMIAMAILAVGLFGAVRVFPMGLQASHRSELSSRASIVAGRILEELKLKSCAELKEEAITQEGMTLATRFAPLTVPHLVDQQRLKAVELTVTWQQNGRPRSQVFMTYVRCVPS, encoded by the coding sequence ATGAAGCGCGCGTTTTCGTTGATTGAGGTGATGATTGCCATGGCCATTCTCGCCGTGGGACTCTTCGGGGCGGTGCGCGTCTTTCCCATGGGCTTGCAGGCCTCCCATCGATCCGAACTGAGCAGCCGGGCCTCAATCGTGGCCGGGCGGATCCTGGAAGAGTTGAAGCTGAAGTCCTGCGCCGAGCTCAAAGAGGAAGCGATTACGCAAGAAGGGATGACGCTGGCCACGCGGTTCGCGCCGCTGACCGTGCCGCATCTCGTGGATCAGCAACGGCTGAAAGCCGTCGAATTGACCGTCACGTGGCAGCAGAATGGCCGGCCTCGCTCGCAGGTGTTTATGACGTATGTGCGCTGCGTTCCATCGTAA
- a CDS encoding general secretion pathway protein GspK, with protein sequence MCRRAEGEQGIALLIVVSVLTVVGIMGVAFAFSMYLETQATQQFVATHQARYLAEAGVAHARALLDEDKTASRVDHLEEFWASEGAGSDTDVDGDGARESKWWLSTGTGGQLVGRYAIAVADESGKANLNAAQADPDPLGVGAINATKVLQAAGISDAHDIAVMIEEYRHGPDERPGKAGIDDDGDGAIDELDEYQPFALQGDDRRIESLEELRTIAGLAPQDIKPLSRVATVYSWDANVTVGGASRVNVNTATAAELLPILMDAGVDDPWQVAVNMADAVDADPEMSQVTRTSVRFLMSDQGAQGSWTWSDQPHGHYRSTSSGATLSWSITVASNTYRVLVKGLPGVRVGDVAVGGQSQSSMDSGESLGMLQLEGPITIQVTNHEPSGTLCAFRGLELVPESASGGTAVRGIEAVRLNELMIEPSMTFDVSAAEFDPQGSGWQCPGGGAPCLNSAGGQGRWTWTSLFVPAGRYYVRVHAAAAGQTVGNVSIDGDSRLLVHQQRHPATLLVGSDGKISVAIGKTAAEGTYYLLGLTISLQPDAEYVELINLSDAAIDVGGWQLSGELGGGRVAKLPSGSVIQPHALLVAAVDVNDNQTGLGGNGIEAKSSWSMADGVNAVQLEFPGGAPTPDDDWLKATPPSGTSTLRLQTTHGAVVDEIEYPAQGAGNFQSLEKGDPSIVIDGNGDGVDDGWYPSLQLYTPGLKNDNEGLKEIVGLTQIVHDPATEVTVLNRPLGGVGELAGLASGIPWRPFSTAELARIVDRVTVDGYRLEAEGHWTGSEGSEAWTEKTEGYYLHTDPAQAAAAGHWRWMGLPNGTYRISLYGCSGCQGEQMAVRWQRVDESFTEWSPLLATDIQGRIVIGTMTVGPAPAGASDIGTASQTVTLEVTCASADGICHVDYLRLDPQLVRVGPVNVNTASRDVLLALPGMTEALASRLMTGRPYGDQRSKGLGIGDLLLGDVLGSDEATRLAMFREIAHLLTTRSDLFRIVGLGQAMHGSRTEATQRITAVIQR encoded by the coding sequence ATGTGCCGACGAGCTGAGGGGGAACAGGGGATTGCGCTCTTAATTGTCGTGAGCGTCTTGACGGTCGTGGGCATCATGGGAGTCGCGTTTGCGTTTTCCATGTATCTCGAGACGCAGGCCACGCAGCAATTCGTCGCCACGCATCAGGCCCGCTATCTGGCCGAGGCCGGTGTGGCCCATGCCCGAGCGTTGCTTGATGAGGACAAGACCGCCTCGCGCGTCGATCATCTGGAGGAGTTCTGGGCGTCCGAGGGGGCGGGGAGCGATACGGATGTCGATGGCGATGGCGCGCGGGAATCGAAATGGTGGTTGTCGACGGGGACCGGCGGGCAGCTCGTGGGGCGCTATGCCATCGCCGTGGCCGATGAGTCCGGCAAGGCGAACCTGAATGCCGCGCAGGCGGATCCGGATCCGCTGGGTGTTGGAGCGATCAATGCCACCAAGGTGCTTCAAGCCGCCGGGATCAGCGATGCTCATGACATCGCCGTCATGATCGAGGAGTACCGCCATGGCCCGGATGAACGGCCAGGGAAAGCCGGGATCGACGATGACGGCGACGGGGCCATCGATGAGCTGGACGAATACCAGCCGTTTGCCCTCCAAGGGGATGATCGCCGCATTGAATCATTGGAGGAATTGCGGACGATCGCCGGCCTCGCCCCGCAAGACATCAAACCGCTTTCGCGCGTGGCGACGGTCTATAGCTGGGATGCGAATGTCACGGTAGGGGGCGCCTCGCGCGTGAATGTCAATACCGCCACCGCGGCGGAATTGCTGCCGATCCTGATGGACGCCGGGGTGGACGATCCGTGGCAGGTGGCGGTCAATATGGCCGATGCGGTCGATGCCGATCCTGAAATGTCGCAGGTCACCAGGACGTCGGTGCGGTTTCTCATGTCGGACCAGGGAGCGCAAGGCTCTTGGACGTGGAGCGATCAGCCGCACGGCCATTATCGGAGCACGTCCAGCGGGGCCACCTTGAGCTGGTCGATCACCGTGGCGTCCAACACGTATCGCGTGCTGGTGAAGGGGCTGCCCGGCGTGCGGGTGGGCGATGTGGCGGTCGGCGGCCAATCCCAATCGTCAATGGACAGCGGCGAGTCGCTGGGGATGCTTCAATTAGAAGGTCCCATCACGATCCAGGTGACCAATCATGAGCCCTCCGGCACCCTGTGCGCGTTTCGCGGCCTGGAGCTGGTGCCGGAGTCGGCCAGCGGCGGCACGGCGGTTCGCGGCATTGAAGCCGTGCGATTAAACGAGCTGATGATTGAGCCGTCGATGACGTTCGATGTTTCCGCGGCGGAGTTCGATCCCCAAGGCTCCGGCTGGCAGTGCCCGGGCGGCGGAGCCCCCTGCCTCAACAGCGCCGGGGGGCAAGGGCGGTGGACGTGGACCAGCTTGTTCGTGCCGGCCGGGCGCTACTATGTGCGGGTGCACGCGGCGGCGGCCGGCCAAACCGTGGGGAACGTGTCCATCGACGGAGACAGCCGCCTCCTGGTCCACCAGCAGCGACACCCCGCCACCCTCTTGGTCGGCTCGGATGGAAAAATTAGCGTGGCTATTGGCAAGACGGCTGCCGAAGGGACATACTATCTGCTAGGACTGACCATCTCCCTTCAACCGGATGCGGAATACGTGGAGCTCATCAATCTGAGCGACGCCGCCATTGATGTCGGCGGCTGGCAGCTGAGCGGTGAGCTGGGGGGTGGTCGTGTGGCCAAATTGCCCAGCGGGTCGGTGATTCAACCCCATGCGCTGCTCGTGGCCGCGGTGGATGTGAACGACAACCAAACCGGCTTGGGGGGCAATGGCATCGAGGCCAAGTCTTCGTGGTCGATGGCCGACGGCGTGAATGCGGTGCAATTGGAATTTCCGGGCGGGGCACCCACACCCGATGATGACTGGCTGAAAGCCACGCCCCCGAGCGGAACGTCAACGCTGAGGCTGCAAACGACCCACGGAGCCGTGGTGGATGAAATCGAGTATCCGGCCCAGGGCGCCGGCAACTTTCAAAGCCTTGAGAAGGGGGATCCGAGCATCGTCATCGACGGCAATGGCGACGGCGTCGATGACGGCTGGTACCCGTCGCTGCAGCTGTATACGCCTGGACTGAAAAACGATAACGAGGGGCTGAAGGAAATCGTCGGACTGACCCAAATCGTGCATGATCCCGCGACCGAGGTCACCGTGCTGAACCGTCCGCTGGGCGGTGTCGGCGAATTGGCGGGTTTGGCCAGCGGCATCCCTTGGCGGCCGTTTTCGACCGCGGAGTTAGCACGAATCGTGGACCGCGTCACGGTCGACGGCTACCGGCTGGAGGCCGAGGGGCATTGGACAGGCTCGGAAGGATCGGAGGCGTGGACCGAGAAAACCGAAGGCTATTATCTGCATACTGATCCGGCCCAGGCGGCTGCGGCCGGCCATTGGCGATGGATGGGATTGCCGAATGGCACGTACCGCATCAGCCTCTATGGCTGCTCAGGATGCCAAGGGGAGCAGATGGCCGTGCGGTGGCAGCGGGTGGATGAGAGTTTCACGGAATGGTCGCCGCTGCTGGCGACCGATATCCAAGGGCGCATCGTGATCGGCACCATGACGGTCGGGCCCGCACCCGCCGGAGCGTCGGATATCGGGACGGCATCGCAGACCGTCACGCTGGAAGTCACCTGCGCTTCGGCTGATGGCATTTGCCATGTGGATTATCTGCGGCTGGATCCGCAATTGGTGCGGGTCGGGCCGGTGAATGTGAATACGGCCAGCCGCGACGTGCTGCTGGCCTTGCCTGGCATGACAGAGGCCCTAGCGTCCCGCCTCATGACGGGGCGGCCGTACGGGGATCAGCGGAGCAAGGGGTTAGGCATCGGCGATCTGCTGCTCGGCGATGTCTTAGGATCGGATGAGGCGACACGGCTGGCCATGTTTCGAGAGATCGCCCATTTGCTGACGACGCGGTCTGATCTGTTTCGCATCGTCGGGTTGGGCCAGGCGATGCATGGCAGCCGGACCGAAGCGACCCAGCGCATCACCGCCGTGATCCAACGATGA
- a CDS encoding PilN domain-containing protein translates to MSIGVGIELGSSAIRIAILQEAQRSAPSVTRSKAHASRDTALGAGNAPRAFSAVTLQEISCDTSNTEALTRCLIHVRSTLRLSAPIVLGIPSGSAILSTINPLVVVPQRAALAVQFELQQQLPFDVSQATWHYHWLRNGNGSRRSSLEPHPRAVVAAVKRSLLDERLIACRRAGIAVKEVTANALASLNAWDALWSNLRLEAVALLHLISEETAEWIVRTPEQLQVVPVSSASAEALWQDLAQTWETLRASFGNRSPHVWVAGPPAALTNAQEFISMETVAAVERFDVTALLASGTAKLQQPERVMAAIGLALQALRAAKTPVNLLAGIQHLQRARLITQAAAVVSAICLCVTLLLGASGMWQLRSRRLHLLQQLEAREQLYQTLRPEVRAAFQQQRRMERRIQQLERLADHSSLVIRLMTQVVGLLPDDLWLTKLEGFRSELLPGQRATKTEVIDGMMEGHAKSFAAINSFMERLKALPELSIVKLVSTTPATDATSGREVIAFTIQLQRQIVEESVVDTGPEPSKKAKSAKAGSAAPERE, encoded by the coding sequence ATGTCGATCGGGGTTGGAATTGAGCTTGGGTCCTCAGCCATCCGCATTGCCATCCTGCAAGAGGCCCAGCGCAGCGCGCCCTCCGTGACGCGTTCGAAGGCGCACGCGTCCCGCGACACCGCGCTCGGGGCCGGCAATGCTCCGCGAGCCTTCAGCGCGGTGACGCTGCAAGAAATTTCCTGCGACACGTCCAATACGGAAGCCCTCACCCGCTGCCTGATCCATGTGCGCAGCACCCTGCGATTGTCTGCCCCGATCGTGCTCGGGATTCCCAGCGGCTCGGCGATTCTCTCGACGATCAACCCGCTCGTGGTGGTTCCGCAGCGGGCCGCATTAGCCGTGCAGTTTGAATTGCAGCAGCAGTTGCCCTTCGATGTGTCGCAGGCGACGTGGCATTACCACTGGCTTCGCAACGGCAACGGGTCACGGCGATCGTCTCTTGAACCGCACCCGCGAGCGGTGGTGGCGGCGGTGAAGCGGTCGCTGCTCGATGAGCGGCTCATCGCGTGCCGGCGCGCCGGCATCGCCGTCAAAGAGGTCACCGCGAATGCGCTGGCGAGCCTGAATGCCTGGGATGCGCTGTGGAGCAATTTGCGGCTGGAGGCGGTCGCGCTCTTGCACCTCATCAGCGAGGAGACGGCGGAGTGGATTGTGCGAACACCCGAGCAGTTGCAGGTCGTGCCCGTCAGCAGCGCGTCCGCGGAGGCGTTATGGCAAGACCTTGCCCAGACCTGGGAAACGCTGCGCGCCTCGTTCGGAAATCGCAGCCCGCATGTCTGGGTCGCCGGGCCTCCGGCGGCCCTCACCAACGCGCAGGAGTTTATCAGCATGGAGACCGTGGCCGCGGTGGAGCGGTTTGATGTGACGGCGCTGCTGGCCTCCGGCACCGCCAAGCTCCAACAACCGGAGCGCGTGATGGCCGCGATCGGCCTGGCCCTGCAAGCGCTGCGCGCCGCGAAGACGCCCGTGAATCTGCTGGCCGGCATCCAGCATCTTCAGCGCGCTCGCCTCATCACCCAGGCGGCCGCGGTGGTCAGCGCGATCTGCCTCTGTGTTACGCTGCTGCTGGGGGCGAGCGGCATGTGGCAGCTGCGCAGCCGCCGCCTGCATCTGCTGCAGCAGCTTGAAGCGCGCGAGCAGCTCTATCAAACCTTGCGGCCGGAGGTGCGCGCGGCCTTTCAGCAGCAGCGCCGCATGGAGCGGCGGATTCAGCAGCTGGAGCGGCTGGCGGATCATTCCTCGCTGGTCATCCGGTTAATGACGCAGGTGGTCGGCTTGCTGCCCGATGATCTGTGGCTGACGAAGCTTGAGGGCTTCCGCAGCGAGCTGCTGCCCGGGCAGCGGGCGACCAAGACCGAAGTCATCGACGGCATGATGGAGGGGCACGCCAAATCGTTTGCCGCGATCAATTCTTTCATGGAGCGGCTCAAAGCGCTGCCGGAATTGTCGATCGTCAAGCTCGTGTCCACGACGCCGGCGACCGATGCCACCAGCGGGAGAGAAGTGATCGCCTTCACCATTCAGCTGCAGCGGCAGATAGTGGAAGAATCCGTCGTGGACACGGGGCCTGAGCCGTCGAAAAAGGCGAAATCCGCGAAGGCCGGCTCGGCCGCGCCGGAGCGCGAATGA